TGCAACAGGCGGTGATGCAGCAGGCCGGCGCCGGCATTTCGGCGGCCAAGGCCGACCTGACCCTGTCGCGCCAGGATCTGGACCGCACCAGCCGGCTGGTCAAGGACGACTTCGTCAGCCGCCAGCGCTTCGACACCCAGACCGCCGAGGCGGCCAAGGCCGCCGCCAGCCTGCAGGGCAGCAGTGCCCAGGCCACCGCCGCCAAACGGCAGATGGCGGTGCTGGAAGCGGATCGCGACGTCGCCCAAGCCCAGGTCAACCAGGCGCAAGCCCAAGTCAATCAAGCCCTGGCCGATCTTGATGCCACCATCATCCGCGCGCCCGTCGATGGCGTCATCGGCAACCGCGTCGCCCGGACCGGCGCCTATGTCCGGCCCGGCCAGCACCTTTTGTCGGTGGTGCCGCTGGACAGCGTGTGGATCGACGCCAATTTCAAGGAAACCCAATTGGCCCGCCTGAAGCCCGGCCAAAGCGTTTCCATCAAGATCGACGCCTTTCCCGAACACGTGCTGACCGGCACGGTGGACAGCTTCTCGCCGGCCACGGGGGCCAAGTTCAGCCTGTTGCCGCCGGAAAACGCCACCGGCAATTTCACCAAGATCGTCCAGCGCCTGCCGGTGCGCATCCACGTGCCCGCCGACAATCCGCTGGCCGGACGACTGGCCCCCGGCCTGTCGGTGGTGGTCAGCGTCGACACCCGCAGCGGAGCCGGCAAGTGAGTCCGGCCGATCCGCGCCTGAGCATCCGGCCCGAGGACCGGGTGGTGCACACACGCGACTGGATCGGTTTCTTCGCCATGGTGGTGGGCATGTTCATGGCCATCCTGGACATCCAGATCGTCGCCAGCTCCATTGCCCAGATCCAGGCCGGGCTGTCGGCGTCCGCCGACGAGATTTCCTGGGTCCAGACCTCGTATCTGATCGCCGAGGTGGTGATGATCCCGCTGTCGGGATGGATGGCCCGGGTGTTTTCCACCCGTTGGCTGTTCATGGCCTCGTGCCTGACCTTCACCATCGCCTCGGTCGCCTGCGCCTTCGCCTGGAACATCGAATCCATGATCGTATTCCGCGCCATCCAGGGCTTTTTGGGCGGCGCCATGATCCCCACCGTCTTCGCCACCTCGTTCCTTTTGTTCCCACCCAGGATGAGCGCCGGCATCTCGGTGCTGATCGGGCTGGTGGCGACCATGGCCCCGACCCTGGGGCCGACCTTGGGCGGCTGGCTGACCGAGGCGTTTTCCTGGCACTGGCTGTTCCTGATCAACGTCGTCCCCGGCCTGATCGTCGCGGCCCTGGTGTTTTTGTTCGTGCATGTGGACCGCCCGCGCCTCGACATGCTGAAAGGCTTCGATCTGGCCGGCATCGTCCTGGTGGCGGCCTTTTTGGGCAGCTTGCAATACATCCTCGAGGAAGGCCCCGGCGACGACTGGTTCGACGAGCCCAAGATCGTCGCCATGACCTTTTTATGCACCATCGCCGGCATGGCCTTTTTGTGGCGCGAGCTGACCACGCCCCATCCGGTGGTCGACATCAAGGCCTTCCACGACCGCAACTTCGCCGTCGGCTGCCTATACAGCTTCATCATCGGCATCGGCCTTTACGGCTCGGTCTATGTCATCCCGCTCTATCTGGGGCGCATCCGCGGCTATTCGTCGCGGGAAATCGGCCTCACCATGATGGTCACCGGCATGTTCCAGTTTCTGTCGGCGCCCCTGGCCGGCGCCTTGGCGAAAAAGTTGGATCTGCGCGTCATGCTGGGCCTGGGCCTGAGCCTGTTCGGCACCGGATTGTGGCTGAACCACTATCTGACCAGCCAATGGGGCTATTGGGAGATGTTCCTGCCGCAGGCGGTGCGCGGCTTGGCGCTGATGTTCTGCTTCGTCCCCATCAACGCCGTCGCCCTGGGCCATCTGGCCCCGGCGGAAGTGCAAAACGCCTCGGGGCTTTACAATCTGATGCGCAATCTGGGCGGGGCCATCGGGCTGGCCGCCATCACCACCTTTTTGCGCGAACGCACCGACCTGCACATGCTGCGCCTGTCGGAAAGCCTGAGCCCCGACAATCTGATGGCGGTGACGCGGCTGTCGGAAATTTCCGCCCGCATGGCCGGCCTGTTGCCCGGTGATCCCGATCAGGCGGCCTTGAAGGTGCTTTACAACCTGACCCGCCAGCAGGCTTCGACCATGGCTTTCGGCGACATCTTGCTGTCCATGTCCGTCGTCTTCCTGGTCGGGCTGGTGCTGATGCCCCTGGTGCACAAGGTCAGGCATCCGTCGAGCGGAAACGCCGACGCCCACTGACATCCCCATCGGTTCCTGCCCCGTCCCAATTTCGCCGAAATCCCGCCCCAACCCTCTTCGGCGGCGTTCGGGGCGGGGCGGGAACCGAGCCCTGTTGCCAGGGCGGGGCCCCGCGGGCTAAGGTCTGCCCGCGCCAAATTGGAATCCTGATCCCCATGTGCGGCTTCGCCGGCTTTCTCGATATTTCCGCCACCACCTCGGACCGCGCCCGCGTGGTCGAGGCCATGGCCGCCACCTTGGTCCATCGCGGCCCCGACGATAGCGGCGTGTGGTGCGACGATGGCGCCGGCATCGCCTTGGGTTTCCGCCGCCTCGCCATCTTGGACCTGACGCCGTCCGGCCATCAGCCGATGGCGTCGCGCGATGGCCGTTGGGTGGTGGTGTTCAACGGCGAAATCTACAATCACGGGCAGTTGCGCGGACGCCTGGAACCGATGGAGTGGCGCGGCCATTCCGACACCGAGGTGCTGCTGGAAAGCGTGGCCCGCTTAGGCGTCGAGCGCGCGCTTTCCCAGTTCGACGGCATGTTCGCCATCGCCCTGTGGGACCGGTTGGAACACACCTTGTATCTGGCCCGCGACCGCATCGGCGAAAAGCCGCTGTACTGGAGCGAGGCGAACGGCACCCTGACCTTTGGTTCGGAGCTGAAGGCCTTGGCCGCCCATCCCGGTTTCGACACCACCCTCGACCGCGCCGCCTTGGCCGAATACATGCGGCT
This is a stretch of genomic DNA from Magnetospirillum gryphiswaldense MSR-1 v2. It encodes these proteins:
- a CDS encoding DHA2 family efflux MFS transporter permease subunit gives rise to the protein MSPADPRLSIRPEDRVVHTRDWIGFFAMVVGMFMAILDIQIVASSIAQIQAGLSASADEISWVQTSYLIAEVVMIPLSGWMARVFSTRWLFMASCLTFTIASVACAFAWNIESMIVFRAIQGFLGGAMIPTVFATSFLLFPPRMSAGISVLIGLVATMAPTLGPTLGGWLTEAFSWHWLFLINVVPGLIVAALVFLFVHVDRPRLDMLKGFDLAGIVLVAAFLGSLQYILEEGPGDDWFDEPKIVAMTFLCTIAGMAFLWRELTTPHPVVDIKAFHDRNFAVGCLYSFIIGIGLYGSVYVIPLYLGRIRGYSSREIGLTMMVTGMFQFLSAPLAGALAKKLDLRVMLGLGLSLFGTGLWLNHYLTSQWGYWEMFLPQAVRGLALMFCFVPINAVALGHLAPAEVQNASGLYNLMRNLGGAIGLAAITTFLRERTDLHMLRLSESLSPDNLMAVTRLSEISARMAGLLPGDPDQAALKVLYNLTRQQASTMAFGDILLSMSVVFLVGLVLMPLVHKVRHPSSGNADAH
- a CDS encoding HlyD family secretion protein, whose translation is MKKTILRLFALALLCVAALYGWRWYADGRFLETTDDAYVDGDITTMTPKLAGHIVEVAVTDNQRVKAGDLLIRIDDTDYRSKLAEAEAVLAARRATLAQLDDKVLVQQAVMQQAGAGISAAKADLTLSRQDLDRTSRLVKDDFVSRQRFDTQTAEAAKAAASLQGSSAQATAAKRQMAVLEADRDVAQAQVNQAQAQVNQALADLDATIIRAPVDGVIGNRVARTGAYVRPGQHLLSVVPLDSVWIDANFKETQLARLKPGQSVSIKIDAFPEHVLTGTVDSFSPATGAKFSLLPPENATGNFTKIVQRLPVRIHVPADNPLAGRLAPGLSVVVSVDTRSGAGK